The Enterobacter asburiae genome window below encodes:
- the rplJ gene encoding 50S ribosomal protein L10 produces the protein MALNLQDKQAIVAEVSEVAKGALSAVVADSRGVTVDKMTELRKAGREAGVYMRVVRNTLLRRVVEGTQFECLKDTFVGPTLIAYSMEHPGAAARLFKEFAKANAKFEVKAAAFEGELIPASQIDRLATLPTYEEAIARLMATMKEASAGKLVRTLAAVRDAKEAA, from the coding sequence ATGGCTTTAAATCTTCAAGACAAACAAGCGATTGTTGCTGAAGTCAGCGAAGTAGCCAAAGGCGCGCTGTCTGCAGTAGTTGCGGATTCCCGTGGCGTTACTGTAGACAAAATGACTGAACTGCGTAAAGCAGGTCGTGAAGCTGGCGTATACATGCGTGTTGTTCGTAACACCCTGCTGCGTCGCGTAGTTGAAGGTACTCAGTTCGAGTGCCTGAAAGACACGTTTGTTGGTCCGACCCTGATTGCATACTCTATGGAACACCCGGGCGCTGCTGCTCGTCTGTTCAAAGAGTTCGCGAAAGCGAATGCAAAATTTGAGGTCAAAGCTGCAGCCTTTGAAGGTGAGTTGATCCCGGCATCGCAAATCGATCGCCTGGCAACCCTGCCGACCTACGAAGAAGCAATTGCACGCCTGATGGCAACCATGAAAGAAGCTTCGGCTGGCAAACTGGTTCGCACTCTGGCTGCTGTTCGCGATGCAAAAGAAGCTGCTTAA